A stretch of DNA from Diospyros lotus cultivar Yz01 chromosome 14, ASM1463336v1, whole genome shotgun sequence:
GAGTTGCGAACCCTTGATCCTCAAGTCCAACCAAGTTTCTGGTGCTTGGATgacttttgcttctttataactAGCAAACTCCCTGATACAGTCAGCTTCTTCCCCAATTATTGTCAGGTAGAAGTTTCCCCTATAGAAAGGATAGCTCTCGCCCACCAGCATCATGGCATCTTTGTAGTTTGGAGTAAAGAGAATAAGGTACTCTTCATCAGGCAATCCACAGTGTCTCAAGACTTTGTTCCTAGCCTGGATTTCAGGTATTGAAATGAAACTCCCAGGAAAGGAGGACTTTTTGGTGAGAATATCAAGCAACCTCGATGGCTCCAACTGGGTTTTTTCTAGATCCGGGAGGTTGCTTCCGAAGGAGGGTGTCGATGATTCCCTGAGGCTGCATCGAGGCGACTTTCGCTTGTCATCTGGTGAGGGCTCTGGAAGCTCTTCTTTGATGCAGAGGTTGTAAAGGTCAGTCTTCTCTCCTCCTTCAACAAGGGCATTGGAGTACTCTGGGTACTTTGCTAGGACATACTGTTCAACATACTGCATTTCTGTTGGTGTGATTGGGCCTGACCATCTCAGGTCTAGGCCATGGAGTGTTGATATTGCTTCGGCCACTATGTGAGCTGGAATCACTGTATGAGCTTTCTGTTTTGCATCAAAATGTTCTCATAATCAGAATCCAATACTGCTCAAAAAGTTGAAACTTTCTCAGGAGGAATCTTATTCTATAAAAAAAGATGAGGGTTTGAGTTGGAGTCTCAAATTACCTTGAATACCATGCTGCTTGGTCTGCCATCTTGGACTGTTGAATTGGGGATTGAAGCATATAAGGACTTTCTCGTATCCAGATTGCTGTCCTTTGTGGCCTAGTATGttgtcaaaatttatttaagctTTCAGAATGGAGACTTGCAAGAACAGAATTTACTACACTGGTAAGCCAAGATTTTGTCTTGAATTTGAGCTTACCTTGGACCCTGAATGCAAGATGACCTGTTCTTCAGGGTTCCTCCCCATCATGTCTGtgctctcctcctcctcccaaGCTTTGAAAAGGCTAAATTTTTATGTGCCAAACAccaaaatcttgaaaaaaaaaaaaaaagagacaggATAGATCCCTTCTGAAACCTCTCTAGTTGGGATTTGTACAACAACTAAGGGAACAGGCTGACAAGACAAATTCACACAACCCAAACTGATTGTGACTTTTAAGGTATCTTAAGAACTAGAAAGAAGCTGCCGAGAAGAAGCAGGGGACAGGAATGAAAGACTAGACCAAGCCAAACTTCAGAGAAACGTTTCTTGTTGCAGAATGGGATCTAAACTGGGGTATGAAAGAAGCCAGAGTAATTCAAAAGGAAGGCAGGTAAGCAGAAATTATGACTTCCTGTGAGCTGACTGTTGGATCACTGAATTTTCTGCAGGACAAGGGAAATATAAGGTTCAAGGTTTACTTGATTGAACTGGGGAAAAGCTTTGTCTCTTCGGCTCTTGAATGAGTCTTGAGCTTGAACTCTTTGAGGTTGGCTTTAGAATGGACCAATCATTTTGGttaacattttctttaaataaactATTGTCTTGCCAACTATCCACAAGTAATATTGAATGGCAGATGAAGTCACCCCTGAATTTAAAAGCTGGAATATAAAGGGTTGGTTAGAaagaggtgtgtgtgtgtgtgggggggggggggggggggttggaaTGGGACCTATTCGGTTGCATTTGAtttatcaagaaaaagaaaatgatactGATAGGAACATTCTGGGAAGTAAGCTCATAAATCTTACTGATAGGTACAGGTTTTCACAACACTTTGggcaataaattttttatataaaaataatttttcctaCATAAAAATTTAGGCAAAGTATCAAATTAGTTCAAGTATTTTTACTTTGGAGTCCAAATAAGCATTATTAGTTCTAGAGGCAGACCATGTTAATTCTTATAATGAATATTGTTTAAATACCATCTTGCATTCATTATCAGCGTAAAGTATATCTTAAAACAAGCCCTAGCCCCTAAATTAAAGCTTTAATTGGTTCACACATACTATGCTTATAGGATTCTTATATTAAGATAAGGTTTTCAATTGTGATTGTTTttataaatgtaattgtaaattgTGGTTGTGACTGATAGTTTGATGATCGCTCAAGTTTAGGTTTGATTTGGGTTGGGTTGCTAAGAGTTATTATTTTATAGTTCATCAGCCTTTGGTCCCgactttaaaaatataggaacttatttaatctttttaagaGTAAAATAAGTCAACTTAAATCACAAACTGAAAACTTCTAAAAGAATCtcatgagaaagagaaaaagggatcaattttctttatttttgcttGATGGGTTTCTTAATCCCAATCATATATAGAAGTAATCGATAaagattttcttttatcttcgATGGAAACAATGTGAAGAGAGGGAATATGCCAATTAGGCATGGCTGAGGCAAGAGGGTACATAAAGTcaagttcatatatatatatataaatatatatatacacatcataCGAATCAGCCTTTTCCAACATTTAATGTTAGATTATTTGATTGCTCAACTAAGGGGTATGTGCTGGCTCCGATGAAGATGAAAATGGCCTCATTGGATGAGGGCATTGGGAATTgtattaattaaatccataTGACTCATATAAGAGACTTGTTTATGGGGGAAGCCAAGCCGGGCCCTGTCACCTCTGTTCATCAACAACCAACCTTCCAGTTTGTGTCACTTTCCTAGAAGCTGCTCTTGAAAAGGACTACAAATCCCTCTTCAGAATATAGGGCTACTTTggttatgcttttttttttttttttttaaagctttTAAGTTAAGTAGTGTTTAAGTTAGTTATACCGTTTAAGTTGAGCAGCGTTTAAACTAATAATGTGTTTCGATAAATATATTGTTAAGttatcaattaatagttatatgtttggtttgaaaaaacttataagctattataacttgataaaaaaataaaaatagacatattattgaatgatgtaaaattttatcattaaatgttaataaattatatataattattaaaaaatatattaatacacttttttattttttttcttataatatattatcattagattaatattactatatatacaatatatatatatatatatacagcgaGAGCAGGCAGCGATCGAAGCAGGAAGCAATTGGGGCAGTCGCTAAGGATGGAGCTGACGATGGAGCTGCGGGCGGCAATTGAGGCTGCGGCCGATTGTAATTGAGATGGAGGCGACGATCGATGGGGACGGGGATGAGTTTGAGACGACGGCTACCAGGGACGATGGAGTTGGAGACAACAGTTGACGGCAATGGAGGAGCTTGAGGCAATGGCTAAGGCGACGACGAGCAACAATGATAGCCAAAAATTGGTTGCAAATGGTGGAAGAAGAAGGATATGGGTTAgaaattgatgttttgattGAGGGTAAATAGGTAATTTCTATGGTCAACTCAACTTTTATTTTAGTAGTTTTTTTGCAAAAGCTGAATGGGAGTAACTTTTCAAAAAGTTGTTGAAATAGCGTTTAagctatataatttttaaactatttgaGTTTGTCAAACATATAATTACAAAACGTTTGCCAGCTTATAAGCTAAATAAATAACTTATAAGCGAACAAACCACATAGTCAAACTACGTGATAGTCTCTTTTAACTCTGTGtgtgttttatataatttgtattatataaaaatcttaaattatattaatataaaagatatttttaatgcACGAAACTCTTTATTTTACGAGTAAAAAGAGAGTAATACTTGTTCATAAcattctttttgtatttttttctttttcaaaacttGAATCTGAACCTTTTAGTTACAAATAAACAAATGATACTCCTTACTTCAAGAGCTGAAAGTaacattttttagaaaaaaaaaaaaaagggagtaTTTTTAATGGATGAAAATAAGGAGAGTACAACCTACATCAAGAGCTGAAAGTAacattttttaggaaaaaaaaaaaaagggagtaTTTTTAATGGATGAAAATAAGGAGTACAACCCAGAGGTAAAGCTTGATAGACAATTAGGAGATCAACTACCCCATGAACATAAGTAAACTCTGAACAGAGAGACTTGAGCCTGCTCTGAGCTGAAGACAGAGACGACTAGAGACTTCCTCAGTGGATGGATTCTAACTACGAGACTTTGAATCATCCTGACAAAAGCTACTTACTAGTTCTCATTTCAAATCTCATCTGAAACTATTGTTTCAAAAGCCCAGTAGTATCCTCTGATATTAGACCACAGACCCAACAATTAGTTGTCATGGAGCTGTTCTCTGTGTTGGCTaagaccaatgatggatcaAGTTCCTTGGATTTAAGATTAAGAGTTCTAACTTCACAACCTGTATCAGCTTGAGCAAGATCCCACTATGAATTGCAACTTCGATCATTGTCCCACGGAATGGTCAAAGGTCTAATTTGCGATTTACCTCTCCTAGCATAATTGAGAATACGAACACCGAAAACCGCGCAAGAACGATCATTCTAAGATGCCACTATAAATTGAGAAACTTCTAAGCAAATTCAAGTAGAGAAACAAagttacatttatatttttatgaggAAACTAATACTTCACTCGTGCAATGCACGGATGGTGttaaagtaaatttttattataaattataattattttttatttttattaaaaagaggaACACAAGTATTCcaaataaattgtatgtaaaatttaaagagtAGTTTTAACAACTAAATTAAAAGAGACACAAAAGCATTGAATTGAAAAAActcaaatgaaatatatatatatatatataaatagatctCACATTTTGATTACtttcaaattgaattgaatgtttaaaattaatattattttttaaaatataagtgAAATTATTACTGACAAATAAACAAATAGTGACAATCTCAAACCCTAAAATAAAGACTTCCATTGATAATCCAACTACTTGGCATCTACATACACAACAAACAAACCAATGCAAATCCTTTAAgaactaaataaaattatatattaaaaacaaagatttattaattattagagCGATCAGTCCTAATTCAAGTATAGTAAAATACAACTCCAACTTATAAACAACTCGCCAAAACATACATCTAAGTCACAATCTGTCACAATAATCTCTCACTataatgtatttttcttttctctttttaagcAATCTCCCAACATAATGTTAATAAAACATGTCAGTTCAAAAGAAGTCTCTTTTAAGGAGAACTACTGCATAGTGCaataaagaacaaaatgaaaattttgaaaatggaaacaatgttaattttttaatgttattaagCAAAGAAACATACCAGAAAGGAACCTATCTAAACTAAAAACACTCTGCACATTAACTTTTTTGTCaagcatgaaaaaaaaaaagaaaataataatatcaaaaaaagataaatgtaatataataaatagatatTATAAGTTTTGCATGTAGTTCACActtaaaaaacaattaaaatacttGAGAGCAAAGACAAATAgtgaagagaaaataaaaattcaaagtaTCTGTCATGggtaatgaaaagaaaaaaaggtctGTCAAAACAATTTACCAACAAAATAGCAAAAAGATTAACCACTGCATGATAAGTAGCATGAAGAAACTTAATTGGTGCATGATacattgaaattaaattaaggcATATTATGTGAATAGagtcaaataaaaagaaaaatattcacCATCTGTCAAGCGAATCATGTGAATAtatttcaaaggaaaaagtATTATGAAGTTTTTTACTTGGTTTGTGTCTCTTCAAAATATTGAATGTCTCTTCAAAATCTTGCAGAAATTCATGTGTAATGGCTAACTATTGAAAAGGGTGTGCAATTAAAAGAATTGAAgcaatagtttaattaatttatataagaaTAGCATTATGTGCACGCATCCCAAACCAGCAGGTACtaaatgtaatttcttttattttgtatcaatagatatttttttgagattttaaaatgTCTGTTcaaattctttataaataatatttattatttaattagtagtaaaaagttttaaagtgctttattattatgtattattattatatatattatataatattataataagtactaaatgtaaattttgttttattttatacaattggatgattttctaaaactttaagccaatattatatatgtattgtacGTATATACATGTTATTATATGTattgtatatatctatatgacttaattaataatttaaggtgtctattcaaattttttataaataatatttttttaattagtagTGAAAAGTTCCAAGGTACTTTCAAGAGATCTCCAAAGTAATAAGtaataaatgtaatttatttttattttatacaaatggataattttttataacttaattaatagtttaaattatctattcatattcctcaaaaataatatttatttttgattgatttgagGGATTAATTAATGATAAGAGATGACAATTGTCAATTAGAGATGATATAagttttgaagaaaaaacaGTTCACCATTGATTACCACTTGACAAATAAGTATCCtactttaataaattaataagataAGATTACCAGAAGTTTCTGTGACAGCCATGCCAATCCTCACAGCCAGATAAGGCCCAGCTACCCGGTCATTTGCCCCTAGTTTTGTCTCAAGCTGCCAAACATTTTACTCCTTCAGAACCTGGCATACAATTATAAAAAAGCCCCAGATCAAACAATGCAAGATTGGCAGTGAAGTTTCAAATTTCTAAAGCCAGTAAACCGTGACACGTATCAGTTCCTCCCCATTTTCTGAGCCTTATGTTTCCAGAAGATGAAAAGATACAATCCCAGCGAACACAAGATCCATGAACTCGAACTTGTTTCCTGTTCGTTAAAAATTAATCTAAGAAAAGATTCATGGTTAAAGTCTATCTGCCTTGAGCATTTTTTTACCAATGTTGCTGGCTTTTCACCAAGTTTGTATCGGCCAAATCCAGCATGCCGGGGACTGGGGATCGGATCAGATACTCGATCCATCGAAGCTCAATGGCAAAATAAGGATAGACTTTGATCTGGGTGTAGTCCTAGACTCTCGGGTTGAAGAAACATATTCTAAGCAACATGTTTCATATACCTCAAGTAACAACAGCTAGAATTCCAAATCACTCTATCGATAAGCCAATCAGAACTAGAATTCCAAATCGCAAGGAAATAGGACATTTTTATTATAGTGGGGGGGGAAGGGGAATGGTCctaatttcttctcatttttctttcaattgaAAAGTCATAGTTAGACAGGAGCCTTGCACCTACCTGGTAGCCACCCTTCTTCAGCTTTACTCATGTCCACCAAACATGACCAATCTAAACACagggaaaggaaaacaaacCTCTCAAGAAGTGGCAAGTCAGCATGACAGCATTTCCAGGAAATGATTAGCGTACCAACCTTTCAATATTCTTTTAGCAATTAGGTGATATAGCTGACAACTCCATGAAAGAAATgcaacacttgaaacaaaagCAAGAGCCTTTCCTTCCTCCTCACTCAAGTAACTTCTCTTCTGATCACATGGAAATAACAACCCGTAAAATCAAAAGATCCACTGCCCTATAATGAGGCTGTTCTGGTACCCGTAGTGATACCAAAAGAAAGAGCAAAATGCCACCAGAGGTGTCTCCTTGCCATCCTGTTGTCACACCCTTAATTCAGTTTCTACCTCAAGAGCCATCCAGATCAAACTCCAATCGGCCTCCCTTCCAGACCAAATTCCGGGGAACGAAGAGGATGCTTATCACCAAGAAGAAACTCATTCCTCTTCTTATTTTTGTCCTCTCAGGCATCTCCATCCTCAGACTTTTTAAAATCTCAGTAActactttgttttcttctccccTTTCTGCTGCTTTGCCTCCAACTTATCGACGCGTGTGTTCTTCTACCATTCCAGCGTGCAGGATGATAGCTCCACCGACACGAGGGCCTTCAAATAGTCTCCCTATCTCCTCATCCAGTGCTGCCAACCTCACCGAGAAAGAGTATCACCTTCTGTCAAACATTATTTCTCTTAGAGCCCCTTGCAGCCTCCTCTTTTTTGGCCTTGAACCCCAGTATGTTAACCTCTCAGCATCAGTCAATGCTGGTGGCACCACCGTTTTCCTAGAGGATGATCCGGAGAAGCTGAGCACAATCAGAACAAATTACAGCAATACTAAGATTTACAGAGTTGAGTACAAGACACTTGCCAGAGACGCTTACAAGCTGCTCAAGGAAGGTAGGCAAAACCCGGCTTGTGCGTTGCAGTCAGGGCCGCTGAGACAGTCCAGCTGCCCGCTAGCTCTGACTAGACTGCCGAGGAAAGTATACAAGCAGAGGTGGGATGTGCTGGTGGTGGATGGACCCAGGGGGGATGCCCCAGATGCACCAGGCAGGATGGCTGCAATCTACACGGCTGCTATGATGGCTAGAGCCGGGAACATAACAGATGTGGTGGTGCACGATGTTGATCGAATGGTTGAGAAATGGTTTGCTTGGGAGTTTCTATGCGATGAGAACTTGGTTTCTTCCAAAGGGAAACTCTGGAACTTCAGGATAGCGGGCAGATCAAACACAACCAAGTTTTGCCCTGCCACGACAACTCTAGCAGTGTCATAGCTTTCCTAGGGTAATGGCTGCACAGTGATGAGCATTCTTCACTGGCATACACTTGAATCTAGAAGGCATTGAAAATGCAAAGGCAATTTTGAGTTCAATGCCAAGAGAAGCATGCTAAGGGGGCTTGTGCATCTAACCTTTTTGGTCACTGCCCTATATTAAAAGCAGATGCCACTGGCTTCATCTGAAGAGGCAAGACAGGAACTTCTGAAAGAATGGGATGGGATCTGTTAACATATCAACACAGAACCATCAAATGCCAACTGATAGGGTTTTTGACCACCTTTGAGAAGAGGCAAAACTAATATGGGATTGCAGTAAACTGGAGGAACTGTCCCAAAAAAAGAGACCAATCTTGGTGCGTGATAACATACACAGTATGTAGTAAGCTTTTGTATAAGCCAATGTTTAGTACATTAAACGGCCATCTTTTACAGGAATGAAGATGTTGCCAGCAAAGGTAAGCCAACCGTGGGTGTTATTTAGAATcaattacaaatgcaatcacTCGATGGATCATTAAACAACGCATCCAACagtgattttgatgattatatgcacattttaaagataaaaagggaTGGCATTGTTCGACAAAATGAACCCTCATCATGATTACAAAATGAGCTGCTGAGTTTGTGCTCTTCACAATGTTCTGCATACTAATTACTTGTTTAGGGTGGATGTGTCCAAAATTCTGATCCCACACGGTCTCCAATTCGAAATCAACAAGCACCTTTGGTCGGTCCTGAGATTCAATGCCGTTAGCAATTCTCTGAACATCATCAGCAAACTTGTCACAAGAATTATTTACTGGCATCTGTTCGCTGcaataagagagagaaacatGTTAGCAAGGATGTCCATAATCATAAAAATTTGTGAATACCACAAACACTTCTATTAGCAGACCAACAGACATGGCGCTAGTATACATGAAAAATCTATGAACCTCccctatataaattaaaatatattcattAACTGCAAACTAA
This window harbors:
- the LOC127790040 gene encoding uncharacterized protein LOC127790040; translation: MMGRNPEEQVILHSGSKATKDSNLDTRKSLYASIPNSTVQDGRPSSMVFKKAHTVIPAHIVAEAISTLHGLDLRWSGPITPTEMQYVEQYVLAKYPEYSNALVEGGEKTDLYNLCIKEELPEPSPDDKRKSPRCSLRESSTPSFGSNLPDLEKTQLEPSRLLDILTKKSSFPGSFISIPEIQARNKVLRHCGLPDEEYLILFTPNYKDAMMLVGESYPFYRGNFYLTIIGEEADCIREFASYKEAKVIQAPETWLDLRIKGSQLSQYFRRKCKHNPKGLFSYPADMNSTRYSMHWVSEAHRNSWHVLLDATALHVGEDRLNLALHRPDFVLCSLDNTHAHPSKIICLLVRRKSFDTTLSSAHTHE
- the LOC127790041 gene encoding glucuronoxylan 4-O-methyltransferase 2 isoform X1 → MPPEVSPCHPVVTPLIQFLPQEPSRSNSNRPPFQTKFRGTKRMLITKKKLIPLLIFVLSGISILRLFKISVTTLFSSPLSAALPPTYRRVCSSTIPACRMIAPPTRGPSNSLPISSSSAANLTEKEYHLLSNIISLRAPCSLLFFGLEPQYVNLSASVNAGGTTVFLEDDPEKLSTIRTNYSNTKIYRVEYKTLARDAYKLLKEGRQNPACALQSGPLRQSSCPLALTRLPRKVYKQRWDVLVVDGPRGDAPDAPGRMAAIYTAAMMARAGNITDVVVHDVDRMVEKWFAWEFLCDENLVSSKGKLWNFRIAGRSNTTKFCPATTTLAVS
- the LOC127790041 gene encoding glucuronoxylan 4-O-methyltransferase 2 isoform X2, with translation MPPEVSPCHPVVTPLIQFLPQEPSRSNSNRPPFQTKFRGTKRMLITKKKLIPLLIFVLSACRMIAPPTRGPSNSLPISSSSAANLTEKEYHLLSNIISLRAPCSLLFFGLEPQYVNLSASVNAGGTTVFLEDDPEKLSTIRTNYSNTKIYRVEYKTLARDAYKLLKEGRQNPACALQSGPLRQSSCPLALTRLPRKVYKQRWDVLVVDGPRGDAPDAPGRMAAIYTAAMMARAGNITDVVVHDVDRMVEKWFAWEFLCDENLVSSKGKLWNFRIAGRSNTTKFCPATTTLAVS